The genomic region CCTGGCGCGGCCACCGCCGCCGGGATCGCACGGGCGGTGGTTTTTCCTTTGCGTGGACCCCAGATGTCGACGGCCATGTCTTCCCAGGACTGAAACAGCTTCATCCCATCGGGGACACGGTAGGCCACGAACACACCGTGCTCATCGGATTCTTTGCTCTCTAGTCCTGGCCGCAGTTTCTTTGCCGAGGCAGCAACCCCGCGAGCGGAGAAACGCTTTAGTTCTGACCTCCCCGCCATGTGACGCGAAGCCGCGTCAGAGCGACGGCGAGGACCGCCTCGGTACATTCGCCACCACAGAATTGCTGCAGGTACGGCTATCAAGGCGGCGACGAGCGATGCCAGGACAACACTGGCTGAGGTCGTCCAAATGATTGTGCCGGTGGCTACGGCGGTGATCACAACGAACGGGTTGAGGCTACCGTCGTATCCTGGCAGGTCCAGTAGCCGCACCACCAGCAAAACCACAGCCGCTGCGGCCAGGAGAATGATGCTCCCTAGTCCTACTAGGACCCCTGGTTGTGACATGTGGCGGCTCATGCGGCTGCCCCTTGCCGGGCAGTTTCAATGTCCCAGCGTGCATCGGTGTTCCCCAGCCGCAGCTCAGGTTCTGTCAACGATAGGTGAACTGGGATACCAGGCCGAGAGCCCACTTTGATCAAGAAGTTGCCCAACCCGGCCGAGGCTTCCGCAGCTGTTCCCGACCATGACTCTGGGGCCGTCCATGACAAGACCTCGGAGGCTTCAGCGTCAGACAACGGCCGCACTTTCGATATCGCCGACAGTTCCGCTTCAGTAGATGCGGCAGCCATGAGTACTGCTGACCGGTCGGCGAAGCCGCGAGCTTTAGCCCGATCTTCCTCGGTTGGCAGGGCCTCCAGGTCGGCCAGTCCGTGCGTGATGTAGGCAATCCCGGTGCCTTTTTGCCTGTTCAGCCGGGTCAGAGCGTCAGCGCGGTCAATGAGACCCGAGCCCACACGCAGAACACGCCACATCTCATCGAGGACTGTAAAGAAGGTGCGTTTCGGCGCTACCCCTTCATCGGCCAGCAGGTGTGCCGCGTCAATAGACCCAAACCCGTATGACCACGTCGAGAGCAATGTTGCGGCTGTTCTGAGGTGGTCATTCTCATCAATACCTGAGATGTCAACACACACCGCAGGTGTATCCAGGTCAATAGGTGAGGTGGTCGGCCCATTGAACGTGTCGCCCAGAGCCCCGTTGAGTAGCGCCAACAGCGCCGCTTGCAACGGACCCGTGGCTTCCTGATAACGCGGTTCTTGGCCTGCGCCAGCAAACAGCGTCACCTCACGGACAGCATCGGGCGCATTTTGGATAGTGCGCAACACTTCCGATAGGACCGGTTGATTCCCATGCTGGGCTTCCTCAGCGGCCAAGTGCCGCAGCGCGGCAGCAATGACTGTGTCCTCATCGGCTGTGGTTCGCCCTTTCCTCACCAGACTGATCAGCGCGGTCACCATGTGTGTACGCCGGTCAACCACGGAGGAGCGAACTTGTTGGGCGGTTTTGCCACTAACTTGTGCGTGCAATTGCGTCCACGGGCCGACATCGAGCGGATTGATCCGGTCACGCCCGGGACCCACCGAAATGACTTGCCCGCCCAGCGCGCGCACCAACGCCGCATAGTCTGGTTTGAGGTCACCCAGAATCAGCGGTGTCACGCCGCGCCCGGTCAGACCCAACACCATGCGGCGCACAATAGAGGACTTCCCCATACCCGGCTCACCCAGAATGAACACGCTGGGAGAGTTAATCAGTGAAGTCCGGGTGTACCACGAAATCGGATCGAAACACACCGAGTCACCTGAGTAAATATGGTGGCCGATGGGCACTCCCACCGTTGGGGTAGAAGTGCCCACCGCCCACGGCCACAGACCACACACCTGTTGAGTGGTCCCTCTCCATCTCGCCGGTGTCTCCACCCATCCGACCTGACCGCCGCCAACAGCGGGATACCCGTACCGGCCAGGCTTTTTCGAACGTGAAAGCGACATAGAGAACTCCTTACAGTGAGGGAACTGTGGCGTGATCAGGCAGAACGATCCCCACCGGCAAAGTCGCGTAAAAAGACGTCGCCTGGGAGCCAGTCATGACTCTCAGATCAACACGCGCTTCGCCAGATCGCGCTGCCATCGTGGTCGTAGCGTCCTCTAGTTCGGCCTGTGTAGCGGTGGTGGCCGTGGCCAAGATGCTAAACGAGGTGATGCCCGCACCAGCGGCTTCTTCGGCTGCTGATTGCTCGGCTGCAGCTAGATCGCGCAGGTCACGAGAGGACGGCCGTGCTTTCTTATTGATGTTGAACTGAGCGTCCCGTTTATCCGCCTCGACAAGCCGCGCAGCTTGGCCAGGGCTGTAGGGGTGGTACACCAACGAGACGCGCTTACGCAACAGGTCAGGATCTGGATCAGCCAACCGGGCAAACGTGGTAGCAAAAACGTTGCCTCTTGGCGCTTCAACCATGCCCCACGAACGAGACCAGGCCCGATCATGCTGGTAAGAATCCCAGTGCTCTATAGCTGAGACAGGCCCGATGTCATCCCACGCCCAACCCTTTTGGGGAGGCTGCACCTCAGATACCGGGTCAAGGGACGATCGCAGCTGGTACATGATCTCGGCGGCCGACATCGGCTGAATACCAACAGCACCGGTGCCGACCAACGCTGCCTGCATATGCGGCAACCGGGCCATGAGTTCTGTTGCCACAGCATCATCATTCCAGCGCCTACCCAACGGTGGGCGAAACGTCAGCGTCACGAAAAACTTCACCTGTGCCGCCCCAGCCGAGTAGGTATCAGCAATTTGCTCCATCACCTCTTGAGCCAGGCTAGGAGCTTCAGGTTTGAGCGTGGAGAAAATCTCTGAACGCAACTTTGTACCCGGATCTGGCGCGGTCTCAATAGTCACTTGCGCCTGGACTAGCCAAAACTGACGAGTCAGAGATGACAACCAGGCAGCCATGCGACTCACCCGTGAGTCAATGACGTCGGTATCGACCAGGTCAGTGCCCTCAGAATGGGCCGCAAAAGTGATGGAGTAATCGCGGGTGCTGGGGATGGCCACGATTCCCACATCAGAGCCCCGCCCATCTTCAGCTGTGATGATGTGGGATGTAGCCAGTGTCCCTGGTAGCCGGTAGGTGCCCACTACCCGAGAGGCAATGCCAGCTATATAGATATGGCGGCGACGTCGTTTCTGACGCCACCATGCCAATCGCGCGGCCACCGCGTGTGCTCCGGTGCGGCCGCGAATACGAATCGCCAGCGGAGCCAGCACCGCCACCCCCAGCAACAGCAGGATCAGCGCAGCCAGGCGCGAAAACATCATTGCCAGGAGCGCGGCCGCCACCACAGCGAATCCGATACCCGAGGTGACCGGTCCCAGCCCAAAAAGCCCGGCCTTCTTGCCCGCACGCCACTGGCCATAGGTGCGTTGATCAACCGTTGCAAGACCTTGTTGTTTCGATGCCACTAGCGTTCACCTCCCTTACTCTCATCGGCTCCCGACGGCGCGTCGTCGACCACCTGGTTGATTGCCCTGTGAGCTGATTGAGCTGACCCGATAGCAGCACTTGCCTGTGTGGCCGCGCCAGAGGCGGAACCGGAACCACCAGGCCTATGGGGAGCCTTCGTCGCCGACGCGGCACCTTTAGAACCGTCGCTTCCAGTTGCACCGGTTCGAGCCGATGCCGATTGCGTCGTTCGCGACCCACTTGCAGAACTGCCCTTCCCCGAAACACCACCGGAGGAGCCACTGGCCGATGCTCCGCGAGCAGCCGCGCCACCGCCACGCATCGCCCCGGCTTGGATTGCGCCGGTAGCCAACATTCCGGCAGCGGCCACACCGCCGCCTGAGCCACCACCAGAGGATGACGCCGCAGCCACCGCCGGGGTGACCAGACGCATCAACGCAGGAAGCGCAACCAGAGCCAGAATCATCATTGACACCAAGGTCATCAACCCGAAGATGCCTTCAAGTTCGTCATCATCTAGCAGGAAAAACGCGGCAGCCCAAATGGTTGCCGCCGTTGGTTTGTACAACACCAACGCGATCAGCCACGCAAAGTATTTTTGCCGCATCGCGCGGCCACCTTCTGTCAGACCTGCGGCAGCGGCCACCGGCAACAGGCCAACGATGAGTACCAACGCCGCTGCCCTAGCCGCCATGATCACGAATTGAAACAACGAGGCCAGCAGTCCAAAAAACAGCACAAAAACCGCTAGAACTGTCCAGCCACCATGCTCGGAATCGTCATCGTCATCCATCACCGATTCGGTGGTGTCGACAACGTTTTGTCCCAATCGCTGGCCCAGATCATCCTCGTCGTCATCGTCACCGCCATCGTTGACAGACGTTTGGTCAATAATCCAGCTCGCATAGCCATCGCCCAGACGCAAAAGCAGCTCTACCACTCCTACGCCTACAGCCATAACCAGCACGAACACCATGAACCCTTTTGCGGTGTCGGCGAAACTTTTGCTGTCACGGCTCAAAACCATCCGAATGCCGACGAACAACAGTGAGCCAACCGCTACCGTTCCCACCAGCCACAACGTGTGTTGCTGGAGCTGACCAATTGCACCGCTAGCGGTTACACAAGCCTCATCACTGGGGTTGCGACAGTCCGATACGGACATCTCGGTGGCATCCATCCACCACGTGATGGTTTCGGCGACAAGGTTTGCCATTGAATCCCCAAGCGAGAGACCCAAGTTGCGGAAGAACTCACCGACTTCTGTATTCGCGCCCAGAACCCATCCGCCTGCTCCCGCAGCCGCTACACACAAAATGATCCACGGACCCACACACCGCCAGCGGCGAACGCTTTCCCACTGAGCCGCAACCTCTTCTAGCCGTTGCTGGTCAGGTGCGTTCACCATGATGGCCCCCACGGCACCACCGCATCCTGGTCAGCGGTGGGAACTTGCCGCATCATTGCCGTCCAGTCACCGCGCGGTGGAGCCTCCATCCGCCAGTCTCCCTCGATCCAGCGCACCGTGGTAAGAACCGAATACCAGCCACCGCTGCGGTTATCGAGGACAACCTCGATGACCGCTTCATCAGGGGAGTAGGAGCGGTAAACAAATCCGGCCAGGGCCGCAAGATCTCCAGCGGTCAACTCAACATCAACCGCCTGCTCCTCCATCAATTCCAGCAATGCGTCCCGCTCAGGGCTGTCTATGAACTGGTGCTCGATAGTGGCTCGCCACATTTCCTCTGGCCCATATCCACCAGCTCGCGACGACAGATGCACCGCCGCCATCAGCGCGCCCTCAGGGCTTCGCTCGAACTGAGAAGCAGTAAATCCGTCATCCACAGCAGGCCCATACACAGAGGAGAACGGCAGCGTGATGCTGCCGACCAGCTGCCAATCAATCTCTTGCGGACCTTCAAGAAGCGGCTCACCCTCCACGGCAACAGCATCCTCATTACCGGGCAAATAACCCTCAACAGGTACTTCCGCAGAACCCGCCGGTGGATCTTCCTCACCACCGGACCCAACGACCACGAACACGCCCCCAATGAGCGCTATAGCTACCACCAGCGCTGAGGCGATGAACGACTTCTGCGCCCACACCCGAGGCGCGCCGGAGGTTTGACCATCATTTGACTCACGCACGTTCACGTTCATCACGACCCAGTCAAGACGCTGATGAAGGTCGCCGCACTACCAAAAATTATGCAGCCAGCGACCCACCAACCCAGACCGCCCAGGTCCACGCCCTGCCCCTGCTGGCGTGACATCACGATTCGTGCTACATGGACGAGCAAACCGATGAACAGCAACCCGGTGAGAATCCATGCCCCCCACTCGGTAATGAGGAGAAATCGGTCAGCGCCCGGAGGGGCCGTACCCGCACCGGGATCAGGTATTTGGGCAAGGAAATCCACCATCATGAGGGGACCTTTCGTGAAAAGAATCGAGGTAAGAAGAAGTAAAAAGAGGAACGTGGCGCTAAACCACAGCGGCAACGACTGCTCCGGCCGAACCGATCAACACGCAGCCGAAGGCGATAATCCCTAGTTCACGCAGATTGACCTGCGCATCCTGGCGGTGTGCCGTAGCGATACGTCCTACCGTGGCCAACAGCCCCAACAAGGCACAGACAATTGCTACCCAGGCCAGCCACGACAACAACGTATTGACCTCAGAGGCGAACTCTTCAGGCATATGCACTCATGTTGCCAAGGGCAGCCGGGGAAGGCACCAACGTGGATAGTTCATCGGCAAGCGCGGTGTAGGCCGGAGGTGGAACATCAATCGCGTCCACATCAGCGCGCAACGCATCAACCCACGGCAGTTGCCACACCCGCATAGATTGAGACCAAACCTGGATACGGTCGGCCACGATGCGCGGAGGTTTACGGCCGCAATCGGCGACCACTGCCACACCCAACACAGGTGGCGCGCCATAGGCAGGATCTTGGCTCTGGCCAATCACACGGGCAGCACTTGCCGTGCCAGAGGAATGAGACCGACATACCAACACCAAACCCGGCTGAGCTTCCGCCCAATCCAGATGTCCAATGTGGGTGCCGCAATCGCGGCCGATGCCTGTCAGCGTTGCAAGCGTCGTCACGCCGGAACCACCATGACAGCCCAGCCACCACACGTCACGCACCGGTTCAGTGGCAGCGCGAAGCAGCTGATTTTTGTCATGGTTCTCAGGCATTGACGGCAACGGTGGGGGAGTTGCAGTCACGTGAAAACCTTTCTTTGTCGGGTATACGACAACACTGATACGTCATGACTGCAACACGGATAGCGATGGTGAACACGTTAAGTTCCCACTACGGAACATCTTGTGATCAGCGGCTTTAGTTCCTCAAACTGGACTAAATGCCACATAATGCCCGTCGCTGATTGGCTATAGAAAACATCCGAAAGTATGAGTAGTACTCATACTTTCGGATGATGATTTAGAGTGGAGCGCCAACATCCTCATGCCACGCCACCGGGTCGATCGCAGTGGCATTTGCGACGCGGCCAGAAGGCGACACATTCTGGTGAACCTCATAATGCAGGTGTGGGGCCGAGGAATCTCCGGAGTTACCGACATAGCCAATGACCTGGCCAGCCGTTACCCACTCGCCCTCAGAGACCAGCGGCTGCGACTGCATATGGCAATAGCGCGTTGCCATGCCATCCCAGACCGCGTCCTCAGGGATGAGGTAGTGATCATGGTCAATCACCACCATCCAGCCACACCCTGAAAACTCACGACTGCCTTCACCACACCCTTGGGGCGTGTTGCATTCAGAAGTGCGCACCACACCCGTAGCTGCTGCGACGATCGGGATGTGGCGTTCCGCGCCCAAGTCGACCCCAAAATGCTGGCCGCCCCGGGTGCCGAAACCATCCCATAGTGGGGCATCAACCGGGGCAACCCAACCGGAGGCTCCCACTGAAGGCGGCGAGTACTCATAGGCACACATCGCCCAGGACTCCAGCCCAGTCAGCTCCGCGATCAGAATGTCAGCCTCTTCGGCCCAATGCTCATACGCATCGGGATAGGCAGACACCTGAACCGCCTGCGCCGCTTCGGCAACTGACATCGACTCCCAGCCCTCGACATCCAACAGAGCCGTGTAAAACTTCTGCGCCGAGGTTGCCGCGTCCATCAATTCGGCAACTGAACCCCAACCCATACTGGGACGTTGCTGAAACAACCCCACCGAGTCATGATCTGAACCCACCCGATCATGCGGCAAATCCAACGACTCAGGAACATCCTCATTCGCATACATCTCCAGCCGCGATTCCTGCAAAGCCGTCGCCAACGCAATTTGCCACGCAAACGGGGTCATCCCCTGCTCAATGCCCTGGAAAATGATGGTCTCAGCGTGATCGACCTGGTGCGGACCCCACGGCCCCACCACTGACTCCCGATCCCGATCCGCGCCCGGCCGAATCTGGCAAACATCCGTACTGGAGAGGAAAAACATCAATGGCACCACAACGGCCACGCCCAACCCCGCCAAGACAGTCATAACCACGGCCAAAATCACGGGCAAACGATAATTAGCCTGCTCACTAGTCATGGAACCGCCAATCACCCAGATTGGTGCCATGCACCAACCAACGGCCATCAACGGCCACCAGCTCAACAACAAGCAACTTCTCATTCGTCGCGACTGACCACCACTGCCGTGCCTCGCCTGCCTCCTGCCCAGCAGGAGGATCGGTCAGCTTCGCATCCCCTTCGACACTGTCAAACGGGATAAGGGCCGGATCAGTGTGTGAATACAGATCCGCTAGATACTCCGTACACCACTGGCTGACATCCTCATGCCACGATCCCGCGTCTCGGTCACCAGCCCCAAGAGCGGCAGCAAACGCCTCAACAACACCAGCCCCTTCATCTATCGGTGGGGCCTCCTCAGTACTGGGATCGGAATGGTCATGATCGTGATCCCCATGCAGGCTAGGACCCTCAGACGTCGCCGATGCGGTCGGAACTTCCCGGACATCAGAATCAAACGAGCCCGACGAACATCCACTGAGAACCACAACGACCAACAACGCGAAACAACTTCGTACAGTGATCATGAAGCGACACTCTACTGCCGCCATGCTCAAACCGCGAACCGGTAACCGTCCAATTTGGGCATCTGAATGAGGCCAAGCGAACCACCCAGAATGCGTGTCATGCGCCCCTAGCAGCCACTAGAGGCGCGAGGATGAGTTCATGGCATCCACACCCACACGAAGTGCGGCCGCCTGTGCGGCCGCTGAGGTCCTGGCGGCCACCGCTGACATTGACCGGGGCCGCGTTGAGGCCAGGGCAGACCGCGCGGCCGCGTTGAGCCGCCTAGCTAGTGCCCTCCGGGTCGAGCCGATCCATGCCGACCAGGCGGTCACCGCCGCTGTGTTGGTAGCCGTTGGGGCCGCAGCTGAGGCAGATCTCGACGCACGCGGATAGCCACTGACCAGAAACTCTATAAGCTGCACATATTTTCGTACTCATTTATTGATAATGGCGTAAACCTGCGATACGCTGGACTTAATAACGGAGTACGAAAATATTACGAGGTGAGAGATTATGAGCCCTAGGGTTGGACCAGGACGCCCCACCATCGGCCCGCGCATTCAAGCCAAAGTGTCCCCAGAACTCAGCGCGGCCATTGATACTTACGCGGCCGCCCAGGGCCTTTCTGTATCCGAGGCCATCCGCGCCCTACTGACAGCGGGTCTAGCCAGTAATCAGTCGCCTACCGACGAGGATTTGTACGCACTGTTTCCTGAGGCAGATACAGAAAACCTGTGGGATCTGGTCGAGGCTGAAGCCAAAATGGACCTCTCCGGAGAGTACTGCTACAACGGTCTGGTCTGGGCACACGGCACCTGCCAGCTGCGCGGACGGTGGGCCTACTGGAGTGAACAACCTGGCACCCAGCCCTACACCCTCACCGCCTCGCGAGAAGAAGCCGTGCAGCTATACCGCCGAGCTGTCATTGATGCCTCCACGATGTGGCAGCCCCAGCTGGGCGAGACAATGTGGATGGACTGCATTGATGAGGACATTGTCGAACAGCTAGCCCACCAGCGGATCATCCCGCTCGGCACCATTAGCTATACCGCTGCGACCGAAGCCGCAGACCAGACCTAGACAAGAGACGGGGCGGCGTGTGCGCGCCGCCCCATACACAACATCGAATTGGAGCAACATTGTGAACACTCAGACTAGTCAGTCGGCCCAGTTGCCAAAGACGATCCCTACGGACCCGGTCGAACTGGCCGCGCTCATTGCGGTACATCCGCTGAACTCAACCGGTGATGACCTGTTGAACCGCCTGATCACCCAGGAGGGCCGCGCTAAGGCTTATCGCTACTTGGGCTCGGCCATTGATTACGCAGAATACGAGGCCACCGCCGAGGGCCTGGACGCAGTGCGCGCAGCCCTGGACGATGGAGATGCCGAAGCAGTCGCGGCGGCGGTCGCTACGGTGCGCGCCGGACTTTCCCCGCAATACGCCCCAGCCTGGACAGAAGCCGAAGAAAACCTATACGCCCTCGTCGACGTCGACGTTGACGAGGGCAAGGCCCTGGCCGAGGCCTTCACCACGGTGCGCGC from Natronoglycomyces albus harbors:
- a CDS encoding ATP/GTP-binding protein, whose translation is MFILGEPGMGKSSIVRRMVLGLTGRGVTPLILGDLKPDYAALVRALGGQVISVGPGRDRINPLDVGPWTQLHAQVSGKTAQQVRSSVVDRRTHMVTALISLVRKGRTTADEDTVIAAALRHLAAEEAQHGNQPVLSEVLRTIQNAPDAVREVTLFAGAGQEPRYQEATGPLQAALLALLNGALGDTFNGPTTSPIDLDTPAVCVDISGIDENDHLRTAATLLSTWSYGFGSIDAAHLLADEGVAPKRTFFTVLDEMWRVLRVGSGLIDRADALTRLNRQKGTGIAYITHGLADLEALPTEEDRAKARGFADRSAVLMAAASTEAELSAISKVRPLSDAEASEVLSWTAPESWSGTAAEASAGLGNFLIKVGSRPGIPVHLSLTEPELRLGNTDARWDIETARQGAAA
- a CDS encoding SCO6880 family protein; this encodes MASKQQGLATVDQRTYGQWRAGKKAGLFGLGPVTSGIGFAVVAAALLAMMFSRLAALILLLLGVAVLAPLAIRIRGRTGAHAVAARLAWWRQKRRRRHIYIAGIASRVVGTYRLPGTLATSHIITAEDGRGSDVGIVAIPSTRDYSITFAAHSEGTDLVDTDVIDSRVSRMAAWLSSLTRQFWLVQAQVTIETAPDPGTKLRSEIFSTLKPEAPSLAQEVMEQIADTYSAGAAQVKFFVTLTFRPPLGRRWNDDAVATELMARLPHMQAALVGTGAVGIQPMSAAEIMYQLRSSLDPVSEVQPPQKGWAWDDIGPVSAIEHWDSYQHDRAWSRSWGMVEAPRGNVFATTFARLADPDPDLLRKRVSLVYHPYSPGQAARLVEADKRDAQFNINKKARPSSRDLRDLAAAEQSAAEEAAGAGITSFSILATATTATQAELEDATTTMAARSGEARVDLRVMTGSQATSFYATLPVGIVLPDHATVPSL
- a CDS encoding M23 family metallopeptidase — translated: MTSEQANYRLPVILAVVMTVLAGLGVAVVVPLMFFLSSTDVCQIRPGADRDRESVVGPWGPHQVDHAETIIFQGIEQGMTPFAWQIALATALQESRLEMYANEDVPESLDLPHDRVGSDHDSVGLFQQRPSMGWGSVAELMDAATSAQKFYTALLDVEGWESMSVAEAAQAVQVSAYPDAYEHWAEEADILIAELTGLESWAMCAYEYSPPSVGASGWVAPVDAPLWDGFGTRGGQHFGVDLGAERHIPIVAAATGVVRTSECNTPQGCGEGSREFSGCGWMVVIDHDHYLIPEDAVWDGMATRYCHMQSQPLVSEGEWVTAGQVIGYVGNSGDSSAPHLHYEVHQNVSPSGRVANATAIDPVAWHEDVGAPL
- a CDS encoding ribbon-helix-helix domain-containing protein gives rise to the protein MSPRVGPGRPTIGPRIQAKVSPELSAAIDTYAAAQGLSVSEAIRALLTAGLASNQSPTDEDLYALFPEADTENLWDLVEAEAKMDLSGEYCYNGLVWAHGTCQLRGRWAYWSEQPGTQPYTLTASREEAVQLYRRAVIDASTMWQPQLGETMWMDCIDEDIVEQLAHQRIIPLGTISYTAATEAADQT